A section of the Thauera chlorobenzoica genome encodes:
- a CDS encoding TIGR00645 family protein, whose protein sequence is MKRLESAFEHVLFASRWLMAPVYFGLVLAMLLLLVKFGKEIVHLFASILTASGGELIIGVLSLVDIALIMNLLIIIMFSGYENFVSKMEDLHSHRDRPDWMGHIGFSDLKLKLIGSIVAISGIELLKAFMNVANLGDKHLGWMVGIHLTFVVSGLLYAAMDRLASKGH, encoded by the coding sequence ATGAAACGTCTGGAAAGTGCGTTCGAGCATGTGCTGTTCGCCAGCCGCTGGCTGATGGCCCCGGTCTATTTCGGCCTGGTGCTGGCGATGTTGCTGCTGCTGGTGAAGTTCGGCAAGGAAATCGTGCACCTGTTCGCCAGCATCCTCACCGCCAGCGGTGGCGAGCTGATCATCGGCGTGCTGTCGCTGGTCGACATCGCGCTGATCATGAACCTGTTGATCATCATCATGTTCAGCGGCTACGAGAACTTCGTCTCGAAGATGGAAGATCTGCACAGCCACCGCGACCGCCCCGACTGGATGGGGCACATCGGCTTTTCCGACCTGAAGCTCAAGCTGATCGGCTCGATCGTGGCGATCTCCGGGATTGAGCTGCTGAAGGCCTTCATGAACGTCGCCAACCTGGGCGACAAGCACCTTGGCTGGATGGTCGGCATCCATCTGACTTTCGTCGTATCCGGCCTGCTCTACGCGGCGATGGACCGCCTGGCGAGCAAGGGCCACTGA
- a CDS encoding S-methyl-5'-thioinosine phosphorylase has protein sequence MLAIIGGSGLTQLSNMENVRREVARTPFGEPSAALTFGRMCEAPVVFLARHGHGHTIPPHKVNYRANIWALKQAKVEGIVSVASVGSIRADWPPGTLVVPNQIIDYTWGRESSFFDGVDTPVRHVDFTRPYDEALRQRLLCAATVAGDSAFDGGVYAAAQGPRLETAAEIDRFERDGAELVGMTAMPEAVLARELELPYAAINVVVNYAAGRSSSEHGIHFDDIEVVLQESMVRVRAVLECLCRV, from the coding sequence ATGCTCGCAATCATCGGCGGCAGCGGTCTGACGCAGCTTTCGAATATGGAAAACGTGCGCCGTGAAGTGGCGCGCACGCCCTTCGGCGAGCCTTCCGCTGCACTGACGTTCGGCAGGATGTGCGAGGCGCCGGTGGTCTTTCTCGCCCGCCACGGCCATGGCCACACCATCCCGCCGCACAAGGTCAATTATCGCGCCAACATCTGGGCGCTGAAGCAGGCGAAGGTCGAGGGGATCGTGTCGGTGGCCTCGGTCGGCAGCATCCGCGCCGACTGGCCCCCGGGCACGCTGGTGGTGCCGAACCAGATCATCGATTACACCTGGGGGCGCGAGAGCAGCTTTTTCGATGGCGTCGACACTCCGGTGCGGCACGTCGACTTTACCCGTCCCTACGACGAGGCCTTGCGCCAGCGGCTGCTGTGCGCGGCGACGGTGGCCGGCGACAGCGCCTTCGACGGCGGCGTCTACGCCGCGGCCCAGGGGCCGCGCCTGGAGACGGCGGCGGAAATCGACCGTTTCGAGCGCGACGGCGCCGAACTCGTGGGCATGACGGCGATGCCCGAAGCGGTGCTGGCGCGCGAACTCGAGCTTCCCTATGCGGCGATCAACGTGGTGGTGAACTACGCAGCGGGGCGCTCGTCGAGCGAGCACGGCATCCACTTCGACGATATCGAAGTGGTGCTGCAGGAGTCGATGGTGCGTGTGCGCGCCGTGCTCGAATGTCTTTGCCGGGTCTGA
- the typA gene encoding translational GTPase TypA, producing MSRAIRNIAIIAHVDHGKTTLVDQLLRQSGTFRENQQVAERVMDSGDIEKERGITILSKNCAIQYGDTHINIVDTPGHADFGGEVERVLSMVDSVLLLVDAVEGPMPQTRFVTRKALALGLKPIVVINKIDRPGARPDWVINHTFDLFDKLGATEEQLDFPVIYASGLNGFAVINENDERTDMRPLFEAILEHVPAPEVDADGPLQIQVCSLDYSTYMGQLGIGRIKRGRVRPNQEVVVMYGEENRGKGKVSQILTFEGLERKPSELAEAGDIVLIAGIQQVNIGVTLCDPECLEGMKPIAVDEPTLTMNFMVNTSPLAGREGKYVTSRQIRERLEKELLKNVALRVTYTGDSDVFEVAGRGELHLTILLENMRREGYELAVGRPRVVYKEIDGAKCEPYELLTVDVEEDHQGGVMEELGRRRGELQDMQPDGKGRVRLEYRIPARGLIGFQGEFLTMTRGTGLASHVFDDYGPMAGAMAERRNGVLISQNDGDAVAYALWNLQDRGRMFVSPGEALYEGMIIGVHSRDNDLVVNPIKGKQLTNVRASGTDEAVRLIPPIALTLESAIEFIADDELVEITPKNIRLRKRHLKENERKRAAKAADA from the coding sequence ATGTCCCGCGCCATCCGCAACATCGCCATCATCGCCCACGTCGACCACGGCAAGACCACCCTCGTCGACCAGCTGCTGCGCCAGTCCGGCACCTTCCGTGAAAACCAGCAGGTCGCCGAACGGGTCATGGACTCGGGAGACATCGAGAAGGAACGCGGCATCACCATCCTGTCGAAGAACTGCGCGATCCAGTACGGCGACACCCACATCAACATCGTCGACACCCCGGGCCACGCCGACTTCGGCGGCGAGGTCGAGCGCGTGCTGTCGATGGTCGACAGCGTGCTGCTGCTGGTCGATGCGGTCGAAGGCCCGATGCCGCAGACCCGCTTCGTCACCCGCAAGGCACTGGCGCTCGGCCTCAAGCCGATCGTCGTCATCAACAAGATCGACCGCCCCGGCGCGCGCCCGGACTGGGTCATCAACCACACCTTCGACCTCTTCGACAAGCTCGGCGCCACCGAAGAGCAGCTCGACTTCCCGGTGATCTACGCCTCCGGCCTGAACGGCTTCGCGGTGATCAACGAGAACGACGAGCGCACCGACATGCGCCCGCTGTTCGAGGCCATCCTCGAGCATGTCCCGGCACCGGAAGTCGATGCCGACGGTCCACTGCAGATCCAGGTGTGCTCGCTCGACTACTCGACCTACATGGGCCAGCTCGGCATCGGCCGCATCAAGCGTGGCCGCGTGCGTCCGAACCAGGAAGTCGTCGTCATGTACGGCGAGGAAAACCGTGGCAAGGGCAAGGTCAGCCAGATCCTCACCTTTGAAGGCCTCGAACGCAAACCGTCGGAATTGGCCGAGGCCGGCGACATCGTGCTGATCGCGGGCATCCAGCAGGTCAACATCGGCGTCACCCTGTGCGACCCCGAGTGTCTCGAGGGCATGAAGCCGATCGCCGTCGACGAGCCGACGCTGACGATGAACTTCATGGTCAATACTTCGCCGCTGGCCGGTCGCGAAGGCAAGTACGTCACCAGCCGCCAGATCCGCGAGCGCCTGGAAAAGGAACTGCTCAAGAACGTCGCCCTGCGCGTGACCTACACCGGCGACTCGGACGTGTTCGAGGTCGCGGGCCGTGGTGAGCTGCACCTGACCATCCTGCTCGAGAACATGCGTCGTGAAGGCTACGAGCTGGCGGTCGGTCGCCCGCGCGTGGTGTACAAGGAAATCGACGGCGCCAAGTGCGAACCCTATGAACTGCTGACCGTCGACGTCGAGGAAGACCACCAGGGCGGCGTCATGGAAGAACTCGGCCGCCGCCGCGGCGAACTGCAGGACATGCAACCCGACGGCAAGGGCCGCGTGCGTCTCGAGTACCGCATTCCGGCCCGCGGCCTGATCGGTTTCCAGGGCGAGTTCCTCACCATGACCCGCGGCACCGGGCTGGCCAGCCACGTCTTCGACGACTACGGCCCGATGGCCGGCGCGATGGCCGAGCGCCGCAATGGGGTGCTGATCTCGCAGAACGACGGTGACGCCGTGGCCTACGCCCTGTGGAACCTGCAGGACCGCGGCCGCATGTTCGTGAGCCCGGGCGAAGCCCTCTACGAAGGCATGATCATCGGCGTGCATTCGCGCGACAACGACCTCGTCGTGAACCCGATCAAGGGCAAGCAGCTCACCAACGTGCGCGCCTCCGGCACCGACGAAGCCGTGCGCCTGATCCCGCCGATCGCGCTGACGCTGGAATCCGCGATCGAATTCATCGCCGATGACGAGCTGGTCGAGATCACCCCGAAGAACATCCGCCTGCGCAAGCGCCACCTGAAGGAAAACGAGCGCAAGCGCGCGGCCAAGGCCGCCGACGCCTGA
- the galU gene encoding UTP--glucose-1-phosphate uridylyltransferase GalU, which produces MKKVTKAVFPVAGMGTRFLPATKASPKEMLPIVDKPLIQYAVEEAVAAGITDMIFITGRTKRSIEDHFDKAYELETELEARGKKELLEIVRKTVPRDVNCIYIRQSEALGLGHAVLCAGHVVSDEAFAVILADDLLDNKDGKPVLKQMVDVYNYHRCSVLGTMNVPREETRSYGIVSTETDHGQVQRMTGIVEKPKPEEAPTTQAVVGRYILTPRIFDHIRALKPGAGGEYQLTDAIASLLKEEAVLAYQFDGVRYDCGSKLGYLKATIEFGLRHPETRAEFAQYLSGRFGGEAAGGKKK; this is translated from the coding sequence ATGAAGAAGGTCACCAAGGCGGTGTTTCCGGTTGCCGGCATGGGCACACGCTTCCTGCCCGCGACCAAGGCCAGCCCGAAGGAAATGCTGCCGATCGTGGACAAGCCGCTGATCCAGTACGCGGTCGAGGAAGCCGTGGCCGCCGGGATCACCGACATGATCTTCATCACCGGTCGGACCAAGCGTTCGATCGAGGATCACTTCGACAAGGCCTACGAGCTCGAGACCGAACTGGAAGCGCGTGGCAAGAAGGAGCTCCTCGAGATCGTGCGCAAGACGGTGCCCAGGGACGTCAACTGCATCTACATCCGCCAGTCCGAAGCGCTCGGCCTGGGCCACGCCGTGCTGTGCGCCGGCCACGTGGTCAGCGACGAGGCTTTCGCGGTGATCCTGGCCGACGACCTGCTCGACAACAAGGACGGCAAGCCGGTGCTGAAGCAGATGGTCGACGTCTATAACTACCACCGCTGCTCGGTGCTGGGTACCATGAACGTGCCGCGTGAGGAGACCCGCAGCTACGGCATCGTCAGTACCGAAACCGACCACGGCCAGGTGCAGCGCATGACCGGCATCGTCGAAAAACCGAAACCCGAAGAAGCCCCGACCACCCAGGCCGTGGTCGGGCGCTACATCCTGACCCCGCGCATCTTCGACCACATCCGCGCGTTGAAGCCCGGCGCCGGTGGCGAGTATCAGCTCACCGACGCGATCGCCTCGCTGCTGAAGGAGGAAGCGGTGCTCGCTTACCAGTTCGACGGCGTGCGCTACGACTGCGGTTCCAAGCTCGGTTACCTGAAGGCGACGATCGAGTTTGGCCTGCGCCATCCGGAAACCAGAGCTGAATTCGCGCAGTATCTCAGCGGCCGTTTCGGTGGCGAAGCGGCCGGCGGCAAGAAGAAATAA
- the ligA gene encoding NAD-dependent DNA ligase LigA, with amino-acid sequence MDSFASGDVQPRDDRPAAPGKDDLQAAGVRAAELRAEITRHDHAYYVLDAPTIPDAEYDRLFRELQALESAYPALRSADSPTRRVGGRPLAQFAAVRHRLPMLSIRTETDTEASGAHAFDVRTRRELGLGEGDPEVEYAVELKFDGLAINLRYEHGALVQAATRGDGETGEDVTANVRTMRAIPLRLRGEAPPVLEIRGEIYLRRDDFEALNRRQAEAGDKVFVNPRNAAAGSIRQLDPAIAARRPLSFFAYGLGETVGWTLPPTHAGVLDAVAAFGLPVCGYREVVRGGAGLAGFHARIGALRETLAFDIDGVVYKVNALALQQRLGFLTREPRWAVAHKYPAQEAVTLLRDIEVQVGRTGALTPVARLEPVFVGGVTVTNATLHNQDEIDRKDVRIGDWVIVRRAGDVIPEVVAPVLERRTHELPRFVLLEAFPTCPVCGSHVVRGEDEAAARCTGGLFCPAQRKQALLHFAGRRAMDIDGLGDKLVDQLVDAAIVKTPVDLYRLDVPALAGLERMGEKSAQNLLAAIENSRSTTLMRFIFALGIRNVGEATARELARHFGKLDALMAAGVDALQQVPDVGPIVARSISEFFAESHNREVIEQLRAAGVQWQEDEPATALAGGFAGKTFVLTGTLLTLSRDEARALIEARGGKVAGSVSKKTHYVVAGAEAGSKLDKAQALGLAIVDEDGLRALLNETDMNG; translated from the coding sequence ATGGATTCATTCGCGAGCGGTGACGTGCAGCCGCGCGACGATCGTCCCGCCGCGCCCGGCAAGGACGACCTGCAGGCGGCCGGCGTGCGTGCGGCCGAGTTGCGCGCCGAAATCACGCGCCACGACCATGCCTATTACGTGCTCGATGCGCCGACCATTCCGGACGCCGAATACGATCGCCTGTTTCGCGAACTCCAGGCGCTGGAGTCAGCCTACCCGGCGCTGCGCAGCGCCGACTCCCCGACCCGGCGCGTGGGCGGCCGCCCGCTGGCCCAGTTCGCTGCGGTGCGTCACCGGCTGCCGATGCTGTCGATTCGCACCGAAACCGACACCGAGGCCAGCGGGGCCCACGCGTTCGACGTGCGCACGCGCCGCGAACTGGGCCTGGGGGAGGGCGATCCCGAAGTCGAATACGCGGTCGAGCTCAAGTTCGACGGCCTGGCGATCAACCTGCGCTATGAGCACGGCGCGCTGGTCCAGGCGGCTACCCGCGGCGACGGCGAAACCGGCGAGGACGTCACCGCCAATGTCCGGACGATGAGGGCGATCCCGCTGCGCCTGCGCGGCGAGGCGCCGCCGGTGCTCGAGATCCGCGGCGAAATCTACCTGCGCCGGGACGACTTCGAGGCCCTCAACCGCCGCCAGGCCGAAGCCGGCGACAAGGTCTTCGTCAACCCGCGCAATGCCGCCGCCGGCAGTATCCGTCAGCTCGATCCTGCCATCGCCGCGCGCCGCCCCTTGTCGTTCTTCGCCTACGGCCTGGGCGAGACGGTGGGATGGACGCTGCCCCCGACCCATGCTGGAGTGCTCGACGCCGTCGCCGCCTTCGGTCTGCCGGTGTGTGGGTACCGCGAGGTGGTGCGGGGCGGCGCCGGCCTGGCCGGATTCCATGCCCGCATCGGTGCGCTGCGCGAGACGCTGGCGTTCGACATCGACGGCGTGGTGTACAAGGTCAATGCGCTCGCCCTGCAGCAGCGCCTCGGTTTCCTGACCCGCGAACCGCGCTGGGCGGTCGCGCACAAATATCCGGCGCAGGAGGCGGTGACCTTGCTGCGCGACATCGAGGTCCAGGTCGGGCGCACCGGGGCGCTGACTCCGGTAGCGCGGCTCGAGCCGGTGTTCGTCGGCGGGGTCACGGTCACCAACGCCACCTTGCACAATCAGGACGAGATCGACCGCAAGGACGTGCGCATCGGCGACTGGGTGATCGTGCGCCGCGCCGGCGACGTCATTCCGGAAGTCGTCGCGCCGGTACTCGAGCGCCGGACGCACGAGCTGCCGCGCTTCGTGCTGCTGGAAGCATTCCCCACCTGCCCGGTGTGTGGCTCGCACGTCGTGCGCGGCGAGGACGAGGCCGCGGCGCGCTGCACTGGCGGGCTGTTCTGCCCGGCGCAGCGCAAGCAGGCGCTGCTGCATTTTGCCGGGCGGCGGGCGATGGATATCGATGGCCTGGGCGACAAACTGGTCGATCAGCTGGTCGATGCGGCCATCGTCAAGACGCCGGTGGATCTGTACCGGCTGGACGTGCCCGCGCTCGCCGGGCTCGAGCGCATGGGCGAAAAATCGGCGCAGAACCTGCTGGCCGCGATCGAGAACAGCCGCAGCACGACGTTGATGCGCTTCATCTTCGCGCTCGGCATCCGCAACGTCGGCGAGGCCACCGCGCGCGAGCTGGCACGCCACTTCGGCAAGCTCGATGCGCTGATGGCCGCCGGCGTCGATGCGCTGCAACAGGTGCCGGACGTAGGCCCGATCGTGGCGCGCTCGATCAGCGAATTTTTTGCCGAGTCGCACAACCGCGAAGTCATCGAGCAGTTGCGCGCCGCCGGCGTGCAATGGCAGGAGGATGAGCCGGCGACTGCGCTGGCGGGGGGCTTCGCGGGCAAGACCTTCGTCCTCACCGGGACCCTGCTGACGCTCAGCCGCGACGAAGCCAGGGCGCTGATCGAGGCGCGGGGCGGCAAGGTCGCCGGCTCGGTATCGAAGAAGACCCACTACGTGGTGGCCGGTGCCGAAGCCGGCTCGAAGCTGGACAAGGCGCAGGCGCTCGGCCTTGCCATCGTCGACGAGGACGGGCTGCGCGCGCTGCTGAACGAAACGGACATGAACGGCTGA
- a CDS encoding cell division protein ZipA, which yields MDSELQIALIGAGIAVVVLIVAYNKWQERKHRREAERAFKSEHRDVLLEPQIGANATAERREPGLADEDGPRRFNEAPLKRSAPAMPNLLDARADCMIHLEVIEPLDVQRLWQVQAECLAGLGKPVRWFGFNDTENQWHALGPDSTGGCHWFCAGLQLVDRQGSIGEADFMRFTGGVQRVADAVMALPPGLPLRVETLHNAAELDRFCADVDVQIGVNIVARERQFEGGEVRQLADQFGLRLASDGCFHALDDGGATLFTLGNLEPELFAEDGMARLVTRGLTLVIDVPHVVDGVAAFDRLMHTASGLAERLEGSVVDDNRAPFGTDAVAVIRAQVEQFQQRMARHDIPPGSPLAQRLFSA from the coding sequence ATGGACAGCGAACTTCAGATCGCCTTGATCGGTGCCGGCATCGCCGTGGTGGTGCTGATCGTGGCTTACAACAAGTGGCAGGAGCGCAAGCACCGGCGCGAGGCCGAGCGTGCCTTCAAGTCCGAGCATCGCGATGTGTTGCTCGAGCCGCAGATCGGCGCCAATGCCACCGCCGAACGGCGTGAACCCGGCCTGGCGGACGAGGACGGACCGCGCCGCTTCAACGAGGCCCCGCTCAAGCGCAGCGCACCGGCGATGCCGAACCTGCTCGATGCGCGTGCCGACTGCATGATCCACCTGGAAGTCATCGAGCCGCTCGATGTTCAACGGCTGTGGCAGGTCCAGGCCGAATGTCTTGCCGGGCTCGGCAAGCCGGTGCGCTGGTTCGGCTTCAACGACACCGAAAACCAGTGGCATGCACTGGGGCCGGACAGCACGGGCGGCTGCCACTGGTTCTGCGCCGGGCTGCAGCTGGTCGACCGCCAGGGCTCGATCGGAGAGGCCGATTTCATGCGTTTCACTGGTGGCGTGCAGCGCGTCGCCGACGCCGTGATGGCACTCCCGCCTGGCTTGCCGCTACGTGTCGAAACCTTGCACAACGCCGCCGAACTCGACCGCTTCTGTGCCGATGTCGACGTCCAGATCGGGGTCAACATCGTCGCCCGCGAGCGCCAGTTCGAAGGCGGTGAAGTCCGCCAGCTGGCGGATCAGTTCGGCCTCAGGCTGGCGAGCGATGGCTGCTTCCATGCGCTCGATGATGGCGGCGCGACCTTGTTTACATTGGGCAACCTCGAACCCGAGCTGTTCGCCGAGGACGGCATGGCGCGGCTGGTGACCCGCGGGCTGACGCTCGTCATCGACGTGCCCCACGTTGTCGACGGTGTCGCAGCCTTCGACCGGCTGATGCACACTGCATCCGGTCTTGCCGAGCGTCTCGAAGGCAGCGTGGTCGATGACAACCGCGCCCCGTTCGGCACCGATGCGGTGGCGGTGATCCGGGCCCAGGTCGAGCAGTTCCAGCAGCGCATGGCCCGGCACGACATTCCGCCCGGCAGCCCGCTGGCGCAGAGACTGTTCTCGGCGTGA
- the smc gene encoding chromosome segregation protein SMC, whose protein sequence is MAAVSQARFRISSPALPFVRLSKLKLAGFKTFVDPTTVLTPGNLVGVVGPNGCGKSNIIDAVRWVLGETRASALRGESMQDVIFNGSTTRKPVSRASVELVFDNGEGKAAGQWSRYAEIAVRRVLERSGESTYYINNAHVRRKDVIDLFLGTGLGPRAYAIIEQGMISRIIEARPEEIRGFLEEAAGVTKYRERRKETEGRLRDARDNLVRLDDIRMELGERIVHLEAQAEVATRYHALNAAHVQKQQLLWLIKRNEARAEHRRLVDALTEAGLRIEADSARLQALEAAVQTARGAHFEASEAVHHAHGELLASSAEVTRLETELRHLGEARARLEARRTQLESEHGHWQARSASLGTERGRWEALAENAALRAEQAAARHHEIAGRVPELDAARQAADTTVAAARRELAQTEQRSRVEEANCASALRALDALQQRHARLETERGAIVGPDPDEIAEREAGLETIQEVLEAAERELAAVQLRLPAAQAALTSALEHERGGQRRLTESRARHDALAQLQARVQSQGELGDWLERHGLGALPPLWKHLQVEAGWDDAVHAVLRERLSALVADDAPAAEAAARTVLDEAPPESLAIGFACAAGRDLAPASGEAAAGASLAARGLLPRALAMLVRVTDPALRALVDDFLAGVHAVERLEDWLPRRAELPPGVRLVGPRGQMLSREALVHHLPDSRTHGVIERQREIDHLAFEQHALEHEASAAHDALLGAEAAAAALHEQANRLRRDIQGTQARLHAEQVEVLKLAQARSRAEERHSQLARDLEDLVHLEASEREHFARAELEQARSAELAELQRARLEAATDVLCEREQALREARALEQAAARELQEAEFSARECAGKLEDITRNQQLAGEQLARIAAERKTGDAELEAIADSRSADALQHALALRGRRETALAACRDALEAAGAALKDCEEMRLRTEHEAAPVRARVAELRLAVQAAALAAGQFDERLQEAQGDEAALAPLLADAPKEAVLQREVARLGREIVELGAVNLAALDELERAVERKAYLDAQTEDLVQAIDTLEDAIRRIDRETREQLQETYNTVNRQFGSLFPQLFGGGRAELVLTGEEILDAGVQIVAQPPGKKNASIHLLSGGEKALTAIALVFSMFQLNPAPFCMLDEVDAPLDDTNTERYATMVKRMSLQTQFIFISHSKITMEFAQQLVGVTMQEQGVSRVVEVDIEEALRLAEPAAA, encoded by the coding sequence ATGGCAGCGGTGTCGCAGGCGCGCTTTCGGATTTCCTCCCCGGCCCTCCCCTTCGTGCGTCTTTCCAAGCTCAAACTCGCCGGCTTCAAGACCTTCGTCGATCCGACCACGGTGCTCACTCCCGGCAACCTGGTCGGCGTGGTCGGGCCGAACGGCTGCGGCAAGTCGAACATCATCGACGCGGTGCGCTGGGTGCTGGGCGAGACGCGCGCCTCGGCCTTGCGCGGCGAGTCGATGCAGGACGTCATCTTCAACGGCTCGACCACGCGCAAGCCGGTATCGCGCGCCAGCGTCGAGCTGGTGTTCGACAACGGTGAAGGGAAGGCCGCCGGGCAATGGTCGCGCTATGCCGAAATCGCGGTCAGGCGCGTGCTCGAGCGCTCCGGCGAATCGACCTACTACATCAACAATGCCCATGTCCGGCGCAAGGACGTGATCGATCTCTTCCTCGGCACCGGCCTGGGACCGCGGGCCTACGCGATCATCGAGCAGGGCATGATCTCGCGCATCATCGAGGCCCGTCCGGAAGAGATCCGCGGCTTTCTCGAAGAAGCCGCGGGGGTGACCAAGTACCGTGAGCGGCGCAAGGAAACCGAAGGGCGCCTGCGTGATGCGCGCGACAACCTCGTCCGCCTCGACGACATCCGCATGGAACTGGGCGAGCGCATCGTCCATCTCGAAGCCCAGGCCGAAGTTGCCACCCGCTACCATGCGCTGAACGCCGCCCATGTGCAGAAGCAGCAGCTGCTGTGGCTGATCAAGCGCAACGAGGCGCGTGCCGAACACCGACGCCTGGTCGATGCGCTGACCGAAGCCGGCCTGCGCATCGAGGCCGACAGCGCTCGCCTGCAGGCGCTCGAGGCGGCGGTGCAAACCGCTCGCGGCGCGCATTTCGAAGCGTCCGAAGCGGTGCATCACGCCCACGGCGAGCTCCTCGCGAGCAGTGCCGAAGTGACCCGGCTGGAAACCGAGCTGCGCCACCTCGGCGAAGCGCGCGCGCGCCTGGAAGCCCGCCGCACCCAGCTCGAATCCGAACACGGCCACTGGCAGGCGCGCAGTGCAAGCCTCGGCACCGAGCGCGGGCGCTGGGAAGCGCTCGCCGAAAACGCCGCGCTGCGCGCTGAACAGGCCGCAGCCCGGCATCATGAGATCGCCGGGCGCGTGCCCGAGCTCGATGCTGCCCGCCAGGCCGCCGACACCACGGTGGCTGCGGCGCGGCGCGAACTGGCGCAGACCGAGCAGCGCTCGAGAGTGGAGGAGGCCAACTGTGCCAGTGCCCTGCGTGCGCTCGATGCACTGCAGCAACGCCACGCTCGCCTGGAAACGGAGCGGGGGGCGATCGTCGGCCCCGATCCGGACGAGATCGCCGAGCGCGAAGCCGGCCTCGAAACCATCCAGGAGGTGCTCGAAGCCGCGGAGCGCGAGCTCGCCGCGGTGCAGCTGCGCCTGCCCGCCGCCCAGGCGGCACTCACGTCTGCGCTCGAGCACGAGCGCGGGGGGCAGCGCCGGCTGACCGAGTCGCGCGCACGCCACGATGCGCTCGCCCAGCTGCAGGCCCGCGTGCAGTCGCAGGGCGAACTGGGCGACTGGCTCGAGCGCCACGGCCTCGGCGCGCTGCCGCCGCTGTGGAAGCACCTGCAGGTCGAGGCCGGGTGGGACGATGCCGTCCATGCCGTGCTGCGCGAGCGCCTTTCCGCCCTGGTCGCGGACGATGCGCCGGCCGCCGAGGCTGCGGCGCGCACCGTGCTCGACGAGGCTCCGCCGGAATCGCTGGCGATCGGTTTCGCCTGCGCCGCGGGGCGCGATCTGGCGCCCGCCAGCGGCGAAGCCGCCGCAGGAGCGTCGCTCGCCGCGCGTGGGCTGCTGCCGCGCGCGCTGGCGATGCTGGTGAGGGTGACCGATCCCGCCTTGCGCGCGCTGGTCGACGATTTCCTCGCCGGCGTCCATGCCGTCGAGCGTCTGGAAGACTGGTTGCCGCGCCGTGCCGAACTGCCGCCCGGGGTGCGCCTGGTCGGTCCGCGGGGGCAGATGCTGAGCCGCGAGGCACTGGTTCATCACCTCCCCGACAGCCGCACCCACGGCGTCATCGAGCGCCAGCGCGAAATCGACCACCTCGCCTTCGAGCAGCACGCGCTCGAGCACGAAGCATCCGCTGCCCACGACGCCCTGCTCGGCGCCGAAGCGGCCGCCGCCGCCTTGCACGAGCAGGCCAACCGCCTGCGTCGCGACATTCAGGGCACGCAAGCCCGGCTCCATGCGGAGCAGGTCGAAGTGCTCAAGCTCGCCCAGGCACGCAGCCGCGCCGAAGAACGCCACAGCCAGCTCGCCCGCGATCTCGAAGACCTGGTCCATCTGGAGGCGAGCGAGCGCGAACACTTCGCCCGTGCCGAGCTCGAGCAGGCGCGCTCGGCCGAGCTGGCCGAACTGCAGCGCGCACGCCTGGAGGCTGCCACCGATGTGCTGTGCGAGCGCGAACAGGCGCTGCGCGAAGCGCGCGCGCTGGAGCAGGCCGCCGCGCGCGAGTTGCAGGAGGCGGAGTTTTCCGCGCGTGAATGCGCCGGCAAGCTCGAGGACATCACCCGCAACCAGCAGCTTGCGGGCGAGCAGCTGGCGCGGATCGCGGCCGAGCGCAAGACCGGCGATGCCGAGCTGGAGGCGATTGCCGACAGCCGTAGCGCGGACGCATTGCAGCACGCGCTCGCCCTGCGGGGTCGGCGCGAAACCGCGCTCGCCGCGTGCCGCGATGCACTCGAAGCTGCCGGCGCGGCGCTCAAGGACTGCGAGGAGATGCGCTTGCGCACCGAGCACGAGGCCGCTCCGGTCCGCGCCCGGGTCGCGGAGCTGCGCCTGGCGGTGCAGGCTGCCGCGCTGGCCGCGGGCCAGTTCGACGAGCGCCTGCAGGAAGCGCAGGGCGATGAGGCCGCCCTCGCGCCGCTGCTCGCCGACGCGCCGAAGGAAGCCGTGCTGCAGCGTGAAGTGGCCCGCCTGGGGCGCGAAATCGTCGAGCTCGGGGCGGTGAACCTCGCCGCGCTCGACGAGCTGGAGCGTGCCGTGGAACGCAAGGCTTATCTCGATGCCCAGACCGAGGACCTGGTTCAGGCCATCGACACCCTGGAGGACGCGATCCGGCGCATCGACCGCGAGACCCGCGAGCAGCTGCAGGAGACCTACAATACCGTCAATCGCCAGTTCGGCTCCCTGTTTCCGCAGCTGTTCGGCGGCGGTCGTGCGGAACTGGTGCTCACCGGCGAGGAGATTCTCGACGCCGGTGTCCAGATCGTGGCCCAGCCGCCGGGCAAGAAGAACGCCTCGATCCACCTGCTGTCGGGTGGCGAGAAAGCGCTGACCGCGATCGCGCTGGTATTTTCGATGTTTCAGCTCAACCCGGCGCCGTTCTGCATGCTTGACGAGGTGGATGCTCCGCTGGACGATACCAACACCGAGCGCTACGCCACCATGGTCAAACGCATGTCATTGCAGACCCAGTTCATCTTCATCAGCCACAGCAAGATCACGATGGAATTCGCGCAGCAGCTGGTCGGCGTGACCATGCAGGAGCAGGGCGTGTCGCGCGTCGTCGAGGTGGATATCGAAGAGGCGCTGCGCCTGGCCGAGCCAGCCGCAGCCTGA